In Leptospiraceae bacterium, a single genomic region encodes these proteins:
- a CDS encoding O-antigen ligase family protein, whose amino-acid sequence MIVITFKKSKRYFYSLLFVFFFTLLVFITSNSRGAMFASTVIGLSFFLIFYLHRKFSFNTKNLILFMFMIPVALFGVLIFSWGQYISTSIDINSNNLNKFSSNRYELWTIASDAFSDLPVIYKLFGTGAFNKDILPLYINFSLSDILANIVQSSFGQYVHSHNLSIEILISFGVVGIFLFLLISIFIPAYNFYKSKKFILSIIRLWQRF is encoded by the coding sequence ATGATTGTGATCACATTTAAAAAAAGCAAAAGATACTTTTATTCGTTACTATTTGTTTTCTTTTTTACACTTTTAGTATTTATAACTTCAAATTCTAGGGGAGCAATGTTTGCTTCAACTGTGATTGGTTTAAGTTTTTTTCTAATTTTTTATTTACATAGAAAATTTTCATTCAATACAAAAAACTTAATACTATTTATGTTTATGATACCGGTCGCATTATTCGGAGTCCTTATTTTTTCATGGGGTCAATATATTTCAACTTCTATAGATATAAATTCAAATAACCTCAATAAATTTTCTTCCAATAGATATGAGCTTTGGACTATTGCAAGCGATGCATTTAGTGATTTACCAGTTATTTATAAATTATTTGGAACAGGAGCATTTAATAAAGATATTTTGCCATTGTATATAAATTTTTCACTCTCGGATATATTAGCTAATATCGTACAAAGTTCATTCGGTCAATACGTTCATTCCCACAACTTATCTATTGAAATTCTAATTTCTTTTGGAGTGGTTGGAATATTTCTTTTCTTACTCATAAGTATTTTCATTCCAGCTTATAACTTTTATAAATCAAAAAAATTCATTCTCTCTATTATCCGTCTTTGGCAACGCTTCTGA
- a CDS encoding glycosyltransferase, which yields MTDIIISIVTYKNNFAQLQKVIQSVLNTNLNIKLFISDNSPDESIKQICQDSRVEYIFNQSNIGFGAGHNLIIKKSLELGVKYHLVLNPDIFFENGVLENIFQFMENNQDVGMLQPKIFYPDGSIQHLPKLLPSPLQLLKRKITVSEKLYEKWNSEYELRTMPDNSYIDAPVLSGCFTFIRTIAFGKAGLYDDRYFMYFEDFDLSRRINKYYQTVYYTYVAVYHEYERGAQKNPKLFKIFLKSAFSYFNKWGWLFDKDRRLLNEKTINKIKSIQ from the coding sequence ATGACTGATATAATAATTTCTATTGTAACATACAAAAATAATTTTGCACAACTTCAAAAAGTAATTCAAAGTGTGCTAAATACAAATTTGAACATTAAATTATTTATCAGCGACAATTCGCCAGACGAAAGTATAAAACAGATTTGTCAGGACAGTAGAGTCGAATATATTTTCAATCAATCTAATATTGGTTTTGGAGCCGGTCATAATCTCATCATTAAAAAAAGTTTGGAGTTAGGTGTAAAATATCATTTAGTTTTGAATCCAGATATTTTTTTTGAAAATGGAGTTCTTGAAAATATCTTTCAATTTATGGAAAATAATCAAGACGTAGGTATGCTTCAGCCCAAAATATTTTATCCCGATGGAAGTATTCAACATTTACCCAAATTATTGCCTTCTCCATTGCAATTACTAAAAAGGAAAATTACAGTCTCCGAAAAATTATATGAGAAATGGAACTCGGAGTATGAACTTCGTACTATGCCGGACAATTCGTACATAGATGCTCCTGTATTATCTGGCTGTTTTACTTTTATTCGCACGATTGCATTTGGAAAAGCTGGGCTGTATGATGATAGATATTTTATGTATTTTGAAGATTTTGATTTATCAAGAAGAATAAATAAATACTATCAAACCGTATACTATACCTACGTTGCAGTGTATCATGAATATGAAAGAGGTGCACAAAAAAATCCAAAACTTTTTAAAATTTTCTTAAAATCAGCATTTAGTTATTTTAATAAATGGGGTTGGTTATTTGATAAAGATAGAAGATTGTTGAACGAAAAAACTATCAATAAAATAAAGAGCATTCAATAA